In Acidisarcina polymorpha, the DNA window ACTCCGCCCGCACATGCCCATGCTGGGTGCAGATGGCACTCTTCTGGTCTCGACAGAACTGGCTCAATCGATCTCGGTCATAGACCTTAATGATGGACGAATCACGGGCCAGATACCTACGGGAGCGAAAGAATCCCATGTCTTTGTCCGAACGTCTGATGGGCGCAAAATCTACACCGCCAACCTTCATGCCGGCAGCGTCAGTGTCCTCGATGCGAAAACGGGCAAATTGATTAAGGTCCTTCAAATCTCAAAACTTGTGAATCGGATTGCTCTTTCCAACGACGGCAAGCGTTTATTTGTCACAGATGGCGAGGGCCCAAAGGTGATTGCGATCGATACTGCGACCGACGAAGTTGTAACGAAAGCGGTGGTCTCCGCGCCCCCGTTTTCTGTCTTCCCAACGCCAGATGGCAAGTGGCTGCTGGTCGGAGAAGACCTCGGATCGAAGGGAAAGATTGAGGTACTCGATGCTCGAAATCTAACGGTTCAGCATGCCTTCGATGTCGATCGTTTGCCCTTCGGGATCAGAGTTGTGGGTAGCGAAGCGTTCGTTGCATGTTATCTGAGCGGCAACCTTGATGTCCTGAATCTCGCAAACTGGACTATGGAGCCGCCGATCCCAGGCGTCGCACATGGGGACGGCCTTGCGGTCTGGAATGGCGTTCGATAGGTCATCGCCGAGATCCCTGCTACCGCAGATGAGTTGATGGGATATTACGTTTCGGCAGCTGCACCAGGAAATACTTGCATGCAGCCCGCGCCTCTCGCATACTGACTGGACATACGAAGGTGAGGGCTATCCCATGAATCGAATTTACGGCGCCGCTGGTGGCTTTTTTCTTTTCTTCGCGGGAGCCGCAGCAATGCAGATATCTCCCCCCGCAGGCCTTACGCGGACGGATCTTTCACGTCACGATCTTTCCATCGAGGGGCGTGAAGTCATTCAAACTCGCGTGGACTTCGCCCCGGGTGCCGTCGCACCCTGGCATAGCCATCCCGGCGAGGAGGTCATTTACGTCCCCGAAGGAACACTGGAGTTCCAGTTACAGGGCGAGAAGCCTGTTCTGCTTGAGGCTGGGAATGTCCTCTTCGTTCCCGCGGGAAAGTTGCACATGGCTCGTAACCCCGGCACGGCCCGCGGGGTTGAATTGGCGACTTACATCGTTGAAAAAGGGAAACCGCTGCTGATACGCGCTAACGTGAGTCCGTCGCAGTAATCGTTCGCAGAGGATTTGACGGAAAATGCTACAGGTTCAACGCGAGACGTGTCGATGGGAAGCTCACTGCGGTCTTCGTTTCTATCATCCTGAAACAAGCTCGGCCAAACCAAATTCCGAGGCGCAGCTACTTGGCAGGACGGGCTCAGACTGATTGAACTGATCGCATCTGCTCGGTTCATAATGATCTGCCGACGAGAGGTTATCCGAGCCGCGTTTTTCTTGGTACTGGTCTAGACCGACTCTGTTCGCGTCAGCAAATGATTCTCGACGAGTGATAACTCGCTAAGACACTCTTCGGGACTTATTTGATCTATTACAACGTGGAATTCCCGTGGTCGTCGGCCGATTCCCGCCAACGAGTCAATGCGGCGCGGCCACGATATGCTGCACCTCCGGCCAAATTATGCTTTATTCAACTCACTCGGTTTGCAGTTTTACGATGGAGGCCCGTATGCGCACTGTCGCTCGGCTCAAGCTTGGCTACTACCCACTTCCTTCTGAAGAAGGCTCCCGCCTGAGGCGCATCCTTCAACTCCCAGTCGAAAGCGCTTCGGTGCTTGACCCGTGTGCTGGTACGGGCGCGGCGCTTCTGCAGATCACAGAAGGAGAGAATGTTGTTCGGTACGCGGTGGAATTGGACGCGTCCCGCGCGCAGGCGTGCCAAGAGGCCGGGATCAATACCATCCATGGCAATCTCTTCGACGTGCAGGCGAAGAGCGGCAGTTTCTCCCTTCTCTACCTCAATCCGCCTTATGACTCCGAAGTAGCATCCTCTGGCAACAAGCGCATGGAACTGCGGTTTCTACAGAAGACGTTTCGTTGGCTAGTCCTTGGTGGAGTTTTGGTGATGGTAGTCCCCCATGGGCAGTTGGAGGGATGCACCGATCTCCTCGCAGACGCGTTCACCGGCTTCCAGGTCTTGCGGCTATCCGATCCGGAGTCCGTGCGCTTCGACCAAGTTGTCCTTATCGCTGTTCGAGCGCGAATCAAAGACACCGACTATGAGCGAAACCGCGAACAGCTGATCTCAGCGATATGGACTGGTTCGATGCCCATCCTGACGGGAAGCGAAGCTCCATATATGATCCCACCCACCACCATGGTTGAGATCCAACACCGAGGTCTTCCGCTCGATGAAATCGAGGACCTGGTCCTCTCATCTTCTGCATGGGCCAAGGTACGTCCATATGTCCTCCCGCGGGAAGAAGCATCTGTCGGCCGGCCGATCACGCCGCTGCACGGTGGGCATGTGGGATTGCTGTGCACGGCTGGCCTCCTGAACGGAGTGTTCGGCTCGGGAGAGGATCGCCACATCGCACGCTGGAGGACGGTGAAGTACGTCACAACGTTCGAAGAGAAGATTGAGGGCTACACCGAGATCCACAAACGGGAACGCTTCTCCAACGAACTGGCTCTGGTTTACGAAGACGGCCGCACGCTGATTCTTACCGACGAAAAGAAGAAGGAGAAAAGAGACGATGCAGAACGCACATCTCCGGCTCGCGCGGCTTGAGTACGTCAGGAACTCCCTCAAGACCCAGACGCACACCGCTGTCCATGTTACCCATTTCATCGGAGAAGGAGAGCAGGCCCACCTCCTCAGCTACTTCGGAAACGATGCTGAGGTGGGCGCCGTTACAGCGGCGATTCAAGAGAATCATCGCCTCGATCTCGTCACTCCTGATGGCAAGAGGCAACGGATAGGTTTCGGGGCAGAACCTTCACTGTACAAAGCGAACATTAGCCTGGCCCGGCAGAAGAGATCCCTACGTCACGTCGTAGCTATCTCTTCGGGACTCCATGCAAATGGGAGCGCCGGCAGAACCATCCTCTTGAACGATGAGGAGCAGGCGGTCGATCTCTCATGGGCTGCGCTCGTAAGTCTCCAGGGGCTCCCTGCAGTTTTATCGTGGGGAGGCCATGTCATGGGGAGGTTGCGGGAAGACGGCAAGGTCAAGCCCCTCGTTGGAGTTGGGTGCTCGCCTGTGCTAGTTGATGCGACTCGAGAAGAGTTGATGAATCGAATCGGCCAAGCTCGAAGGGCGAATCTCACATCGTTCCCCGACAAGAACGGCCCCATTTCTTGGCCTTCATTCGACATGAAGGCGGCCTTGGCCGGGGCATTTTGAAACTTCTCACACGATGATCCGCCGCAAGACGTAACTCGCTTTCTCAGCTTCCGGCATTCAGCAAATCTTTCGTTCGATCCGCAGGTCAGCCAAGTGCTGGCCTCTTTTATTGGAGTCGCGAATGGAAACCTACCATGACTATCTCCGCGCCTACAGCCAGGAGTTAGGGTCGCGCATTGTGGAGATGTATCCCCCGCTGCAGGGCCCGAAAGACCCAGTTGCTCCTGAGCTGAAGACGCTTCTCCGCAAACCCCTCCCGGTGCAGGCCATGACTATCACGGGCGCTGCTAAGTACCTTCAGATCGAAGATTCCGTTCGGCTCGTCGGCGAATGCGGAACAGGCAAGACTCTAATGTCGATCGGCATTGCCCACGCGCATGCTGCCAGCAAGCCCTACACCGCCCTGGTGATGTGCCCGCCCCATCTGGTGCTGAAGTGGGCGCGCGAGGTGCTGATCACTGTCCCACGCGCACGAGCTTTTGTTGTGTACGACTTGCGCAACGGCGGTGATCCTTCAAAGCCCCACGGCGTCGTAGAAGTTAGCATGCGCAACGGTCACGTCGTCTCTAATGGGCTCAAGACGTCTGTCGTCGAGTTGAGGAGAATGGGCCGCAAGGGTTGGGAACAACGCTGCTCTGTTCCGGCTTACTTCATCACCTCCAAAGAATCAGGGAAGCTCAGCTACTTCTGGAAGCATGCTTACGTAACACCCAAGTCCGGCAATTCCCGTGATTGCATCACCAATCCTGAAACCGGAAAGACCGTTCCCAAAGACGAAGGCGGCCACCTTCTTCGCGGCGACTTCGACGATGTGAAGCATTTCGAGGTCATCCAGCGCCAAGGCGGCGGCACCGAAAGCTACTCTCCCCTCTGGGAGGCCGACCGCAACAAGTTTCAGCGTATGGCGCCCCTCGAATACATGGGCCGGTACATGAAGCGGTTCTTCACGTATGCCTTTGCGGACGAGATGCACCAACTCGCGAACGACACCGCTCAAGGCAACAATCTCGCCGTTCTGCGGCGCTGCTCGCGAAAGCTAATTGGTAACACCGGGACTTTGATGGGCGGGTATGCGTCGGATCTCTTTCACATCTTCTTTCGTATGGAACCCTGGAAGATGGTCGAGGACGGCTATGAGGCCGGCACGCAGGGGCAAGCTGACTTTCAGGCCACATATGGGGTTCTTGAATCCATTGAAAGAGTTCCGGACGAGGATAAAGCCTGCACCAGAGCAGCGAAGAGCACGTTTCGTCTAGCCAAGAAGCCCGGCGCATCCCCACTGCTCTTCGGCAAGTTCCTGATGAGCTCGACCGTCTTCGTCTCCCTCGAAGACATCGCGGAGTTCCTTCCCCCGTATGAAGAAATCGTCTGCGAGGTGGAGCTCGACGGAGAACTTCGCCAGGCCTACGAAAAGATACAGGAGGACATTCAGCAGGCACTACGCGAGAATCGTGGCAATCGAAGCCTCATGAGTCTCATGCTGCATCGGCTCATGCTTTATCCCGATCACCCATTCGGTATAGGCGAGATCATGGGCAGGAAGTTCGATCCGCAAGAGAAGAGACTTGTTCCGTTCCTGGTGACGACCGCACCGGATCTGCCCAAGGATCAGCTCTATCCGAAGGAGCAGAGACTCGTCGAGGACGTCCGCGAGGAGCTGCGCCAAGGCCGGAGGTGCCAGGTCTTCGCAACGTTCACCGGCGAGTACGAGGTGCCGGAACGGCTCGAAGGAGTTCTTCGCCAGGAGGGCTTTCGAGTTGCGGTGCTGCGTTCAAGCGTCCCAGCTCTGAAGCGTGAGCAGTGGTATGCGCAACGCGTCAAAGAAGGAGTCGAGGTCATCATCGGACACCCAAAGCTTGTCGAGACAGGACTCGACCTGCTTTGGTTTCCAACGATCATCTTCTATCAGACAGGCTATTCGTTGCATACGCTTCGACAGGCTTCACGACGTTCGTGGCGCATTGGCCAGAGGCTCGCGGTTCGCGTCAAGTTTCTGATCTATGACGGGACTACGCAGCGAACCTGCCTGCGTCTCATGGGCAGGAAGATGTTGGTAGCCCTGATGATGGAGGGAAAATTCTCCGGCGAGGGACTCCATTCGATGGATGCTGACGACGATATGCTCGCCGCTATGGCCCGCGAACTCGTCGAGAAGGGTGGGGTGGGCGAATCTGCCGATGCTGTCTGGGAAGAACTCCGCAAGGAGAGAACAGGCCATCTTCCAACCGCAACGGTCATCGAGCCGGTTCTGACAATGGAGCCGGAGTCCGAGATTCCCGA includes these proteins:
- a CDS encoding YncE family protein; the encoded protein is MGRLILAFVVLVATFSMPLRAQRPDALFLVLPEAKGHRLVLIDPRAKTVVGQIAVPGWPHEVAFSKDGKTAYLPSYSDAIVGMPGIDGQTIDVVDMKTRTVTATWDLGKPLRPHMPMLGADGTLLVSTELAQSISVIDLNDGRITGQIPTGAKESHVFVRTSDGRKIYTANLHAGSVSVLDAKTGKLIKVLQISKLVNRIALSNDGKRLFVTDGEGPKVIAIDTATDEVVTKAVVSAPPFSVFPTPDGKWLLVGEDLGSKGKIEVLDARNLTVQHAFDVDRLPFGIRVVGSEAFVACYLSGNLDVLNLANWTMEPPIPGVAHGDGLAVWNGVR
- a CDS encoding cupin domain-containing protein, with product MNRIYGAAGGFFLFFAGAAAMQISPPAGLTRTDLSRHDLSIEGREVIQTRVDFAPGAVAPWHSHPGEEVIYVPEGTLEFQLQGEKPVLLEAGNVLFVPAGKLHMARNPGTARGVELATYIVEKGKPLLIRANVSPSQ
- a CDS encoding DUF6094 domain-containing protein, which produces MRTVARLKLGYYPLPSEEGSRLRRILQLPVESASVLDPCAGTGAALLQITEGENVVRYAVELDASRAQACQEAGINTIHGNLFDVQAKSGSFSLLYLNPPYDSEVASSGNKRMELRFLQKTFRWLVLGGVLVMVVPHGQLEGCTDLLADAFTGFQVLRLSDPESVRFDQVVLIAVRARIKDTDYERNREQLISAIWTGSMPILTGSEAPYMIPPTTMVEIQHRGLPLDEIEDLVLSSSAWAKVRPYVLPREEASVGRPITPLHGGHVGLLCTAGLLNGVFGSGEDRHIARWRTVKYVTTFEEKIEGYTEIHKRERFSNELALVYEDGRTLILTDEKKKEKRDDAERTSPARAA
- a CDS encoding DEAD/DEAH box helicase, translated to METYHDYLRAYSQELGSRIVEMYPPLQGPKDPVAPELKTLLRKPLPVQAMTITGAAKYLQIEDSVRLVGECGTGKTLMSIGIAHAHAASKPYTALVMCPPHLVLKWAREVLITVPRARAFVVYDLRNGGDPSKPHGVVEVSMRNGHVVSNGLKTSVVELRRMGRKGWEQRCSVPAYFITSKESGKLSYFWKHAYVTPKSGNSRDCITNPETGKTVPKDEGGHLLRGDFDDVKHFEVIQRQGGGTESYSPLWEADRNKFQRMAPLEYMGRYMKRFFTYAFADEMHQLANDTAQGNNLAVLRRCSRKLIGNTGTLMGGYASDLFHIFFRMEPWKMVEDGYEAGTQGQADFQATYGVLESIERVPDEDKACTRAAKSTFRLAKKPGASPLLFGKFLMSSTVFVSLEDIAEFLPPYEEIVCEVELDGELRQAYEKIQEDIQQALRENRGNRSLMSLMLHRLMLYPDHPFGIGEIMGRKFDPQEKRLVPFLVTTAPDLPKDQLYPKEQRLVEDVREELRQGRRCQVFATFTGEYEVPERLEGVLRQEGFRVAVLRSSVPALKREQWYAQRVKEGVEVIIGHPKLVETGLDLLWFPTIIFYQTGYSLHTLRQASRRSWRIGQRLAVRVKFLIYDGTTQRTCLRLMGRKMLVALMMEGKFSGEGLHSMDADDDMLAAMARELVEKGGVGESADAVWEELRKERTGHLPTATVIEPVLTMEPESEIPDMFAGIGNSTPAPCGGPVLMHSQPKKKQTLWPTGYVIGEQLGLFG